From the Castor canadensis chromosome 9, mCasCan1.hap1v2, whole genome shotgun sequence genome, one window contains:
- the Rest gene encoding RE1-silencing transcription factor, with protein sequence MATQVMGQSSGGGGLFTSGGNMGMALPNDMYDLHDLSKAELAAPQLIMLANVALTGEVNGNCCDYLVGEERQMAELMPVGDNNFSDSDGEGLEESPEIKGEPNGLDNMEMRSLELGVVEPQQPVFEASAAPEIYSANKDLPPEAPGAEDKCKTLKTKPFRCKPCQYEAESEEQFVHHIRVHSAKKFFVEESAEKQAKARESGSSTAEEGDFSKGPIRCDRCGYNTNRYDHYTAHLKHHTRAGDNERVYKCIICTYTTVSEYHWRKHLRNHFPRKVYTCGKCNYFSDRKNNYVQHVRTHTGERPYKCELCPYSSSQKTHLTRHMRTHSGEKPFKCDQCSYVASNQHEVTRHARQVHNGPKPLNCPHCDYKTADRSNFKKHVELHVNPRQFNCPVCDYAASKKCNLQYHFKSKHPTCPNKTMDVSKVKLKKTKKREADLPDNNINNEKSESEQTKIKGDVTGKKNEKSVKVEKKDVSREKKPCSSVSVNQVTTRTRKAATETKEMDVHTGNNSEKFCKTKKSKRKVEAEAHSLHDPVNEEEPVTKKKKKVESKSKNSQEMPKDDSKMQENKEENKKQNTCTKNSTKKKTLKNKSSKKSSKPALKEPVQETVPKVPAPIEAPHAEPAQLGPVKMDLKDPAHMEVVQKGPAQVEQPPPMEPDQMEVAQMGPTPMESSQMEVGQMGPVPVSSSQMEAAQRESAQMEPSLQIHIEPVPKRSSPRKDNKKGKSNIQCETAHQEQVLIEVGLVPVKDSQLLKESTSTQDLLTSPPLPKEDLREEESKDQKGFSEGEENKETLLQKGGGGEEADKSLADLAASKESTSVSSCEQNLNMLEGETSDKKHQTDPAMICEMEMGTEQNTTENVPGKDSAGEQPVSPLLLPSPIDEREAGSKTVLASPPVTVAVNESQEIDEDEGIHSHDGSDLSDNMSEGSDDSGLHGARPVPQETSAKNAKEALAVKVTEGDFVCIFCDRSFRKEKDYSKHLNRHLVNVYFLEKAAKGQE encoded by the exons ATGGCCACCCAGGTGATGGGGCAGTCTTCTGGAGGAGGAGGTCTGTTCACCAGCGGTGGCAATATGGGCATGGCCTTGCCTAATGACATGTATGACTTGCACGACCTCTCCAAAGCTGAACTGGCTGCACCTCAGCTTATCATGTTAGCAAATGTGGCCTTAACTGGGGAAGTAAATGGCAACTGCTGTGATTACCTGGTTGGAGAGGAAAGACAGATGGCTGAATTGATGCCTGTTGGGGATAACAACTTTTCAGATAGCGACGGGGAAGGACTTGAGGAATCTCCTGAAATAAAAGGAGAACCTAATGGTCTGGACAACATGGAAATGAGAAGTTTGGAACTTGGTGTTGTAGAACCACAACAGCCTGTATTTGAGGCATCAGCTGCCCCAGAGATTTACAGTGCAAATAAAGATCTTCCTCCTGAAGCACCTGGAGCAGAGGACAAATGCAAGACTTTGAAGACCAAACCCTTTCGCTGTAAGCCATGTCAGTATGAAGCAGAATCTGAAGAACAGTTTGTGCATCACATTAGAGTTCACAGTGCCAAGAAGTTTTTTGTGGAAGAAAGTGCAGAGAAGCAAGCTAAAGCTAGGGAATCTGGCTCTTCCACCGCAGAAGAGGGAGATTTCTCAAAGGGTCCCATTCGTTGCGACCGCTGTGGCTATAATACCAATCGATACGATCACTACACTGCACACCTGAAACACCACACCAGAGCTGGAGATAATGAGCGAGTCTACAAGTGCATCATTTGCACTTACACAACAGTAAGCGAGTACCACTGGAGGAAACACTTGAGAAACCATTTTCCAAGGAAAGTGTACACATGTGGGAAATGCAACTATTTTTCTGACAGAAAAAACAATTATGTCCAACATGTTCGAACACATACAG GAGAACGCCCATATAAATGTGAACTTTGTCCATACTCAAGTTCTCAGAAAACTCATCTAACTAGACATATGCGTACTCACTCAG GTGAGAAGCCATTTAAATGTGATCAGTGCAGTTATGTGGCCTCTAATCAACATGAAGTAACCCGCCATGCAAGACAGGTTCACAATGGGCCTAAACCTCTTAACTGCCCTCACTGTGATTACAAAACGGCAGATAGAAGCAACTTCAAAAAGCATGTAGAGCTACATGTTAACCCACGGCAGTTCAATTGCCCTGTGTGTGACTATGCGGCTTCTAAAAAGTGTAATCTTCAATATCATTTCAAATCTAAGCATCCTACTTGCCCTAACAAAACAATGGATGTGTCTAaagtaaaactaaagaaaaccaaaaagagagAGGCTGACTTGCCTGATAACAATATCAACAATGAAAAATCAGAGTCAGAGCAGACAAAAATAAAGGGGGAtgtgactggaaaaaaaaatgagaagtctgtaaaagtggagaaaaaagatgtttcaagagagaaaaaaccttgTAGCAGTGTCTCAGTGAACCAAGTAACTACCAGAACTCGCAAGGCAGCCACAGAGACTAAAGAGATGGATGTGCATacaggaaataattcagaaaaattcTGTAAAaccaagaaaagcaaaaggaaggtGGAAGCTGAAGCCCATTCCTTGCATGATCCTGTGAAtgaggaggaacctgtgacaaaaaagaaaaagaaagtagaaagcaaATCCAAAAATAGTCAGGAAATGCCAAAGGATGACAGCAAAATGCAGGAAaataaggaggaaaataaaaagcaaaatacctGCACGAAAAAtagcacaaagaagaaaactctgaaaaataaatcaagtaaaaaaaGCAGCAAGCCTGCCCTGAAGGAGCCAGTTCAGGAGACTGTTCCCAAAGTGCCTGCTCCGATAGAGGCTCCTCATGCAGAGCCTGCTCAGCTGGGGCCTGTTAAAATGGACCTTAAGGATCCTGCCCACATGGAGGTTGTCCAGAAGGGGCCTGCTCAGGTAGAGCAGCCTCCTCCCATGGAGCCCGATCAGATGGAGGTGGCTCAGATGGGACCTACTCCCATGGAGTCCAGTCAGATGGAGGTTGGTCAGATGGGGCCTGTTCCTGTGTCATCAAGTCAGATGGAGGCTGCTCAGAGGGAGTCTGCTCAGATGGAGCCCTCTCTTCAAATTCACATTGAGCCAGTTCCCAAAAGGTCATCTCCCCgaaaagacaataaaaagggAAAGTCCAACATTCAGTGTGAAACAGCACATCAGGAGCAAGTCCTTATTGAAGTCGGTTTAGTGCCCGTTAAGGATAGCCAGCTTCTAAAGGAAAGTACAAGCACCCAGGATCTCTTAACATCACCACCACTGCCAAAGGAAGACTTAAGAGAAGAGGAGTCAAAAGACCAAAAAGGCTTCTCTGAaggtgaagaaaataaagaaacccttcttcagaaaggaggaggaggagaagaggcagATAAGAGTCTAGCTGATCTTGCTGCTTCCAAGGAGTCTACCAGTGTTTCATCCTGTGAACAAAACTTGAATATGCTAGAGGGTGAGACTTCAGATAAGAAACATCAGACTGATCCAGCTATGATTTGTGAAATGGAAATGGGCACTGAGCAGAACACAACAGAGAATGTCCCTGGTAAAGACTCAGCAGGGGAACAACCAGTTTCACCATTGCTTCTTCCTTCACCCATAGACGAACGTGAAGCAGGGTCTAAAACTGTTCTGGCTTCACCTCCTGTTACTGTGGCAGTAAATGAGTCTCAGGAAATTGATGAAGATGAAGGCATCCACAGTCATGATGGAAGTGACCTAAGTGACAACATGTCAGAGGGCAGTGATGATTCTGGATTGCATGGAGCTCGGCCAGTTCCACAAGAAACTAGTGCAAAAAATGCAAAGGAAGCCTTGGCAGTCAAAGTGACTGAGGGAGATTTTGTTTGTATCTTTTGTGATCGttcttttagaaaggaaaaagattaCAGCAAACACCTCAATCGCCATTTGGTTAACGTGTACTTTCTGGAAAAAGCAGCTAAAGGGCAGGAGTAA